In Saprospiraceae bacterium, a genomic segment contains:
- a CDS encoding DUF4249 family protein has product MKQIKFAGFAVLILTLAACDEDFQLTEPFKAIPVIYGFMDRTDTAQFIRVEKAFVSEDISASTIAQNPDSLYYNDPLVKIVNLTQSKEYTLSKVDGNLEGFTRNSGPFAQSPNILYKIKTSAMQWNGGDSLQIIVQTSELASPVTAKIASVSDMKFTFPDDNTKQLKFFSINNYDFQWKHRTNARLFNLKALIHVEEFNITTGSSIIKIIEMPITTNFPGREGSGEIFSSVKVFGSSLYNFLNDKLSPETGIERYLIKLDFHLVGGGPEIKEYFEILNANTGITASQEIPRYTNLSQGFGIFSSTHSIIKSITPQEPTTDSLKVHPLTRDLTFK; this is encoded by the coding sequence ATGAAACAGATAAAATTTGCCGGTTTCGCAGTTTTAATCCTAACTTTAGCTGCATGTGATGAGGATTTTCAACTTACAGAACCCTTCAAGGCAATTCCAGTCATATATGGTTTTATGGATCGAACAGACACCGCGCAATTTATACGGGTTGAAAAAGCTTTTGTAAGTGAAGATATTTCAGCCTCAACTATAGCCCAAAATCCCGATTCTCTTTATTATAATGATCCCCTGGTTAAAATAGTAAACCTCACGCAATCAAAAGAGTACACACTTAGTAAGGTTGATGGCAATTTGGAAGGATTTACAAGAAATTCAGGCCCATTTGCACAATCGCCAAATATCCTGTACAAAATTAAAACCTCAGCTATGCAATGGAATGGTGGTGATAGCTTGCAAATAATTGTTCAAACGAGTGAATTGGCAAGTCCCGTAACCGCTAAAATAGCTTCAGTGAGTGACATGAAATTCACTTTTCCAGATGATAACACGAAACAATTGAAGTTTTTTTCTATCAATAATTATGACTTCCAATGGAAACATCGCACCAATGCGCGTTTATTTAATCTGAAAGCCCTGATCCATGTAGAAGAATTTAATATCACTACAGGAAGCTCTATCATCAAAATCATAGAAATGCCAATCACTACAAATTTTCCGGGAAGGGAGGGTAGCGGTGAAATATTTTCCAGTGTCAAAGTATTTGGTTCTAGTTTATATAATTTTTTAAACGATAAATTGAGCCCGGAAACAGGCATCGAGAGATATCTTATCAAACTTGATTTTCATCTCGTAGGGGGTGGTCCAGAAATCAAGGAATATTTTGAAATTTTAAATGCAAATACTGGAATCACAGCCAGTCAGGAAATACCAAGGTATACCAATCTTTCTCAAGGTTTTGGAATTTTTAGCTCAACGCATAGCATTATTAAATCCATCACACCTCAAGAACCTACAACAGATTCTCTTAAAGTGCATCCACTAACAAGAGATCTTACTTTCAAATAG
- the panB gene encoding 3-methyl-2-oxobutanoate hydroxymethyltransferase has product MSLQKNIKRITTHTLQEMKANGHKIAMLTAYDYSMAKLLDAAGIDVLLVGDSASNVMAGHETTLPITLDQMIYHAQSVVRAVQRALVVVDMPFGSYQGNSRLALESAIRIMKESGAHAVKLEGGEEIAESVKRILTAGIPVMGHLGLTPQSIYKFGTYVVRAKEDAEAEKLKHDAKLLQESGCFALVLEKIPAKLAEEVSLSLEIPTIGIGAGAGADGQVLVSHDMLGINHEFHPRFLRRYAELHEVINAAVKKYISDIRNREFPNANEQY; this is encoded by the coding sequence ATGTCTTTGCAAAAAAACATTAAAAGAATTACAACCCATACCCTTCAGGAAATGAAGGCAAATGGGCATAAAATTGCCATGTTAACGGCCTATGATTATTCCATGGCGAAACTTTTGGATGCTGCAGGAATTGATGTCTTGTTGGTTGGAGATTCAGCGTCAAATGTTATGGCAGGACATGAAACAACCCTGCCTATTACTTTAGATCAAATGATTTACCACGCCCAGTCGGTGGTCCGTGCAGTTCAAAGGGCTCTGGTTGTGGTAGATATGCCATTTGGATCCTACCAGGGAAATAGTAGATTGGCATTGGAATCTGCGATTCGAATCATGAAAGAAAGTGGCGCCCATGCCGTTAAATTAGAAGGTGGTGAAGAAATTGCGGAATCTGTGAAACGCATTCTAACCGCTGGTATTCCTGTAATGGGACATCTTGGTTTGACTCCACAATCAATTTATAAATTTGGGACTTATGTGGTCAGAGCTAAAGAAGATGCTGAGGCCGAAAAATTGAAACATGATGCCAAATTGTTACAAGAATCCGGATGTTTTGCTCTTGTTCTTGAAAAAATCCCTGCAAAACTAGCGGAAGAAGTCAGTTTAAGTTTAGAAATACCAACCATTGGAATAGGTGCAGGCGCAGGGGCTGATGGTCAGGTTTTAGTAAGCCATGACATGCTGGGTATCAATCACGAATTTCATCCAAGATTTCTTAGAAGATATGCTGAACTCCATGAAGTCATTAATGCTGCAGTAAAAAAGTATATATCTGATATTAGAAACCGTGAATTCCCAAATGCTAATGAACAATATTAA
- the mltG gene encoding endolytic transglycosylase MltG: protein MLVKRAFYYLLGFTVICGSIMGFFVYYAAFKPNVKFKSEGFSLYIYPHDTKDSVFLKLDTMLLDPCSFIRLTKVLQIDYWKSGKYQLTRGMDNFAILKKLRNGNQTPINLTFNNAKDINELCGILGKQLMHDSTVLVEKWTNDKFLKDQQLRTENILCRFIPNTYQVYWNISPEKLYRKLSDEHEAFWLKNDRKAKAAQKNLSIDDVYILASIVEKETNVEDEKALIAGVYLNRLRSGMKLQADPTVVFSLRRDNVYRVLLEHLKIDSPFNTYLYEGLPPGPIYMPSISTIDSVLESPTNGYLFFCAKPGYEGRHVFAETLRAHSINATAYRRWLDKEKIK, encoded by the coding sequence ATGCTGGTTAAAAGGGCTTTTTATTATTTGTTAGGCTTTACTGTAATTTGTGGAAGTATAATGGGCTTTTTCGTCTATTATGCCGCATTTAAACCCAATGTAAAATTTAAGTCTGAAGGATTCTCACTATATATCTATCCACATGATACAAAAGATAGTGTTTTTCTGAAACTCGATACGATGCTTTTAGATCCTTGCTCATTTATTAGATTGACCAAGGTACTGCAGATTGATTATTGGAAATCAGGTAAATACCAGTTGACCCGGGGAATGGATAATTTTGCTATTTTAAAAAAATTGAGAAATGGCAATCAGACTCCAATAAATCTCACTTTTAATAATGCAAAAGATATTAACGAACTCTGTGGAATTTTGGGAAAACAATTGATGCATGATTCAACCGTTCTCGTTGAAAAATGGACAAATGATAAATTTTTGAAAGATCAACAGTTACGCACTGAAAACATACTGTGTCGTTTCATTCCTAATACATATCAGGTTTATTGGAATATCAGTCCTGAAAAATTATACCGAAAACTTTCGGATGAACATGAAGCTTTTTGGCTAAAAAATGATAGAAAGGCTAAAGCTGCGCAAAAAAATTTGAGCATTGATGATGTTTATATTCTTGCTTCAATCGTTGAAAAAGAAACCAACGTCGAAGATGAAAAAGCATTGATTGCTGGAGTTTATCTTAACAGGCTTCGATCTGGAATGAAACTTCAGGCAGACCCAACAGTCGTCTTTTCGCTGCGGAGAGATAATGTTTATCGGGTTTTGCTGGAGCATCTTAAAATCGATTCCCCGTTTAATACTTATTTGTACGAAGGCTTGCCACCGGGTCCCATCTATATGCCATCAATATCAACCATTGATTCTGTTCTGGAAAGTCCGACAAATGGATATTTGTTTTTTTGTGCGAAACCGGGCTACGAAGGTCGGCATGTTTTTGCAGAAACCCTAAGAGCACACAGCATCAATGCAACCGCCTACCGGCGATGGCTGGATAAAGAAAAAATTAAATAA
- the tilS gene encoding tRNA lysidine(34) synthetase TilS, with protein MMDNLGKTIENSKLFPRTAKLLLAVSGGLDSMVLAHLLHSLKYNIALVHVNYRLRGNDSDLDAKVVKDYANENGIRVHILHLRRKLGKGNLQDRARKIRYAYFEKIRNDFNYEFILTAHHREDVLESFFYNLSRGAGLKGLKSIPKVNGIYVRPLLNIDKQSLYQYAMLHQVAYRDDKSNFTNEYERNFIRNEIIPLIESRFPSFRNMASRSINHLKSSYAFFESSFANWKALNINERNHEMHISYAGEADKVFIAHLLAEIHFHPETVFKIMDSLSVSGRKFNNNLGGVLVIDRNKLIYSTRINKNEYFKKITNKSRVLKIPHGSFSIQRGFATKDLILTDLKDQNKAIFDVQNLGFPLFLRNWQKGDRIKPFGLSGKSKKVQDVFTDCKLNIIEKSKVPMVCSGDQIIWIPGILRSNHYLVNEDTTSILTLRWNPA; from the coding sequence ATGATGGATAATTTAGGCAAAACTATTGAAAATTCTAAATTATTTCCACGAACTGCCAAATTATTACTGGCAGTAAGCGGTGGCCTTGATTCTATGGTTTTGGCTCACCTTCTTCATTCGCTCAAATATAACATCGCTCTAGTCCATGTAAATTACCGATTAAGGGGCAATGATTCTGATTTAGATGCCAAAGTAGTTAAGGATTACGCAAATGAAAATGGCATTAGGGTTCACATTTTACATCTGAGAAGAAAGCTTGGAAAGGGAAATCTGCAAGACAGGGCCCGAAAAATCAGATATGCATATTTTGAAAAAATCAGAAACGATTTCAATTACGAATTTATACTAACAGCTCACCATCGTGAGGATGTTCTTGAAAGCTTTTTTTACAATTTAAGCAGAGGTGCAGGATTAAAAGGCTTAAAGTCCATTCCAAAAGTAAATGGAATATATGTAAGGCCTTTGTTGAATATTGATAAACAAAGTTTATACCAATACGCAATGTTGCATCAGGTGGCTTATAGAGATGATAAAAGTAATTTTACGAATGAATACGAGCGTAATTTTATTCGCAATGAGATTATTCCTTTGATTGAAAGCCGTTTTCCAAGTTTCAGGAACATGGCGAGCAGGAGTATAAATCATCTCAAAAGTTCATATGCTTTTTTTGAAAGTTCGTTTGCAAATTGGAAAGCCTTAAATATCAATGAACGCAATCATGAAATGCACATCTCCTACGCTGGTGAAGCGGATAAAGTATTTATTGCTCATCTTTTAGCAGAAATTCATTTTCATCCTGAAACAGTATTTAAAATTATGGATTCCTTGTCAGTTTCAGGCAGAAAATTCAACAATAATTTAGGAGGAGTCCTTGTCATAGATCGGAATAAATTGATTTACTCAACAAGAATAAATAAGAATGAATATTTCAAAAAAATAACAAATAAGAGCCGGGTTCTTAAAATACCTCACGGAAGCTTTTCGATTCAACGCGGTTTTGCAACAAAGGATTTGATTTTGACAGATTTGAAAGATCAAAATAAAGCCATTTTTGATGTGCAAAATCTTGGATTTCCATTGTTTTTGCGCAATTGGCAAAAGGGCGATAGGATTAAGCCTTTTGGTTTGTCAGGGAAAAGCAAAAAAGTGCAGGATGTTTTTACTGATTGCAAATTGAATATCATTGAAAAATCAAAAGTACCCATGGTTTGTTCAGGAGATCAAATCATTTGGATTCCTGGAATTTTGAGGTCAAATCATTATCTTGTAAACGAAGATACTACTTCTATTCTTACCTTAAGATGGAATCCTGCATAG
- a CDS encoding AhpC/TSA family protein, whose product MHYMRDTINQMHTHHGESVYELSLRKDVLLVFLRHFGCTFCREALEELSKLKIEIAQKNTQLVFVHMSIEEHAFKYFQKYDLIDIDRVADPDCTYYKNFGLIKGTFNQLFGFRSWFRGIEAGLIKGYGFGMQLGDGFQMPGVFLISKGAILSEFRHKFASDKPDYLKMVDCQAIHTKY is encoded by the coding sequence ATGCATTACATGCGTGATACCATCAATCAAATGCATACACATCATGGAGAATCTGTGTATGAACTATCCTTAAGAAAAGACGTCCTACTGGTATTTCTCAGGCACTTTGGCTGCACGTTTTGCAGGGAAGCACTCGAGGAATTGTCAAAACTCAAAATTGAGATTGCACAAAAAAATACACAGCTGGTTTTTGTTCACATGTCCATTGAAGAACATGCATTTAAGTATTTTCAAAAATATGACCTGATTGATATTGACCGGGTCGCTGATCCGGATTGTACTTATTACAAGAATTTTGGCTTGATTAAGGGTACTTTCAATCAATTGTTTGGCTTCAGATCTTGGTTTCGCGGTATCGAAGCAGGTTTGATCAAAGGCTACGGTTTTGGAATGCAACTTGGCGATGGATTTCAGATGCCAGGAGTTTTTTTGATATCAAAAGGTGCCATCCTATCTGAGTTTAGGCATAAATTCGCTTCAGATAAACCAGATTATTTGAAAATGGTGGATTGTCAGGCTATACATACTAAGTACTAA
- the mdh gene encoding malate dehydrogenase produces MTKVTVVGAGNVGATVANVLAHKDFVKEVVLIDIKAEMASGKALDSFQQAPIDYYSTRLVGTGDYSLTANSDIVVITAGLPRKPGMSRDDLISTNAEIVNSVTKNILQFSNDPIIIVVSNPLDVMTYAAYKVSGLSEKKVIGMAGILDTARYRAFLSEALDVSPKDIQALLMGGHGDSMVPLPRFTTVCGIPVTDLIDADSLNAIVERTKYGGGELVKLMGTSAWYAPGAAAAQMVEAIVKDEKRIFPCCVRLSGQYGLAGVFVGVPVKLGKNGVESILELKLTAPEMEMLNKSAAEVKSTMDVYDNLHP; encoded by the coding sequence ATGACAAAAGTTACTGTTGTAGGAGCTGGAAATGTAGGTGCTACTGTTGCCAACGTATTGGCACATAAAGATTTTGTAAAAGAGGTCGTTCTCATAGATATTAAAGCAGAAATGGCAAGTGGTAAAGCCTTGGACAGCTTCCAACAAGCACCCATTGACTATTATTCGACAAGATTGGTGGGCACTGGAGATTACAGCCTTACGGCCAATTCTGATATCGTTGTCATTACAGCCGGATTACCGCGTAAACCTGGAATGTCTCGCGATGATCTGATAAGCACCAACGCAGAAATCGTCAACTCAGTAACGAAAAACATTCTCCAGTTTTCAAATGACCCCATTATTATCGTCGTTTCCAATCCATTGGACGTTATGACATATGCAGCTTATAAAGTTTCAGGCCTATCCGAAAAAAAAGTGATTGGAATGGCTGGCATACTGGATACCGCGAGATACCGTGCTTTTCTTTCAGAAGCCCTCGATGTTTCCCCAAAAGACATTCAGGCACTGCTCATGGGAGGACATGGAGATTCGATGGTTCCATTGCCAAGATTTACAACCGTTTGCGGTATCCCTGTAACAGACCTAATAGATGCCGATAGCCTGAATGCCATTGTCGAGCGAACTAAATACGGGGGCGGAGAACTGGTGAAACTCATGGGCACTTCTGCATGGTATGCTCCGGGAGCTGCTGCAGCTCAAATGGTCGAAGCTATTGTGAAGGACGAGAAAAGAATTTTTCCCTGCTGTGTTCGACTTTCCGGACAATATGGTTTAGCTGGTGTATTTGTTGGAGTCCCTGTCAAACTTGGAAAAAATGGGGTAGAATCCATTTTAGAACTCAAATTAACAGCTCCTGAAATGGAAATGCTGAATAAGTCAGCTGCCGAGGTCAAATCAACTATGGATGTATATGATAATTTGCATCCCTAA
- a CDS encoding T9SS type A sorting domain-containing protein, producing MNKFLKLMALCLIGLQSTQAQQLKGYCGTTLEDNGMIKERMLANRAAWEGKLFTRSGAITYIPINLWLMAKDDGSGRLLPSKITEFMCCLNNSVYKDMDFQFYVNKVIFENRSYVFDDPSSTLGEAYIRSYMLGNKNAINIFIANIARASDPGVLAFYNPSGDYIVTNKAYINSDCSTLAHEIGHYFSLAHTFFGWENTDYYDVTSNCTKPTPKIVSYAGGSVLVEYVDRNKAGTGGKKLCEQAADGFCDTPADYNLGFGYNGRGCNYDSCTVDPDGVKLDPLEVNYMSYFLDCINSFTDDQKAAILKDYLSSARNYLRRTPEYTAKPQITESINYIKPTSTNLPFGYDEVVFDWDDVPEATHYIFELGENTGFSINPKFYILTKSDTVLRNLIKNKTYYWRVTAYNSNSFCIVSKLITFKNPNWTVASENIEDTQTNSYIVQNGLSSMKWFIQNKANEELYYRVMDAQGKIVTGGTLNILNGQTIVELNHLKAGVYFYSLLNTKQQMNTGKFFIY from the coding sequence ATGAATAAATTTTTAAAGCTAATGGCCTTGTGTTTGATAGGGCTTCAATCTACACAAGCTCAACAGCTTAAAGGATATTGTGGTACAACCCTTGAAGACAACGGTATGATCAAGGAACGGATGTTGGCGAATCGTGCAGCATGGGAAGGAAAGCTATTCACCAGATCAGGTGCCATCACTTATATTCCCATTAATCTATGGTTGATGGCAAAAGATGATGGCAGCGGACGTTTACTGCCATCTAAAATAACTGAATTCATGTGCTGTCTGAATAACTCTGTTTATAAAGATATGGATTTTCAATTTTATGTCAATAAAGTCATATTTGAAAACCGCTCTTATGTTTTTGACGATCCGAGCAGTACATTAGGAGAAGCATATATCAGATCGTATATGCTTGGAAATAAAAATGCAATCAATATTTTTATTGCCAATATTGCAAGAGCTTCTGATCCAGGTGTACTGGCATTTTACAACCCTTCCGGTGATTATATTGTTACCAATAAGGCTTATATCAATTCAGATTGCTCTACTCTAGCGCATGAGATTGGACATTACTTTTCACTTGCCCATACTTTTTTTGGCTGGGAAAATACAGATTATTATGATGTTACCAGCAATTGTACCAAACCTACACCAAAAATAGTCTCCTATGCAGGCGGCTCCGTTTTGGTTGAATACGTTGATCGCAACAAAGCTGGAACTGGGGGTAAAAAATTGTGTGAACAGGCAGCTGATGGTTTTTGTGACACTCCGGCGGATTACAATCTTGGCTTTGGATATAATGGTCGTGGTTGCAATTATGACAGTTGCACCGTAGATCCCGATGGTGTCAAACTTGATCCATTGGAGGTTAACTATATGAGTTATTTTCTGGACTGTATTAATAGTTTTACAGACGATCAAAAGGCTGCCATTTTAAAGGATTATCTGAGTTCTGCAAGAAATTATTTAAGAAGAACTCCTGAGTATACTGCCAAACCTCAAATAACGGAATCAATAAATTATATTAAACCAACAAGCACTAACCTTCCTTTTGGTTATGATGAAGTAGTTTTTGATTGGGATGATGTACCGGAGGCAACTCATTATATCTTCGAATTGGGAGAAAACACAGGGTTTTCGATTAATCCAAAATTTTATATTTTAACAAAGTCGGATACAGTTTTGAGGAACCTTATCAAGAATAAGACTTATTACTGGAGAGTAACTGCATACAACAGCAATAGTTTTTGTATTGTTTCTAAGTTGATTACATTTAAAAATCCAAATTGGACAGTTGCATCTGAAAATATAGAAGATACTCAAACTAATTCCTACATTGTTCAAAATGGATTATCTTCTATGAAGTGGTTTATTCAAAACAAAGCGAACGAAGAACTCTATTATAGAGTGATGGATGCCCAAGGTAAAATAGTTACCGGAGGTACGCTGAATATTTTGAATGGGCAAACAATCGTAGAACTCAATCATTTGAAAGCAGGTGTTTACTTTTACAGCTTGCTGAATACAAAGCAGCAAATGAATACCGGTAAATTTTTCATTTATTAA
- a CDS encoding T9SS type A sorting domain-containing protein, with protein sequence MKLIIKAFALFIANGLFAQAEFCGTRIEDQQQALNSIDGLPYVYRQDNAITYIPLMVHNVTNDNSNSFFAAWPLFETLCTLNSDFLPTGFQFYLERGFNYIRNSEWNNHEDFQKGEEMMVESNIPEMVNCYLVSDPAGNCGYFTYSGDGVALNKTCLGKYSHTWAHELGHFFSLPHTFYGWEGIRYSSSKKTSEYQGDVFRQIENVVRAQCKRQADYFCDTNPDYISYRWSCNQDGFSSLIMRDVNDSTFRADGSLFMSYSNDQCMNRFSTEQMDAMHKSLNGPRAELIRPDVVPSFITQSQLNLTFPSDSLTVVSKNLEVSWEAVENATYYVLQISRTSNFSVVVKNLLLTSNKVDIDSLTQGKNYWWRVRAFSDFDFCGIESSVGHFKTQADPVSTDQIFASELNLFPNPIRNSEKLQIEIPEHLDFNQIKEVKLISAKGGTLSDLHFSQLENRILVDLDNLSTGFYLINLKTESGNYYSKISIQD encoded by the coding sequence ATGAAGCTAATCATTAAGGCATTCGCCTTATTCATTGCGAATGGACTATTCGCACAAGCTGAATTTTGTGGTACCAGAATTGAAGACCAGCAACAAGCCTTAAACTCAATTGATGGCTTACCATATGTTTACCGGCAGGATAATGCCATTACATATATTCCTTTAATGGTCCATAATGTCACCAATGACAATAGCAATAGTTTTTTTGCGGCCTGGCCCTTATTTGAAACACTTTGTACTTTAAATTCGGATTTCCTTCCAACAGGTTTCCAATTTTATCTAGAAAGAGGTTTTAATTATATTCGAAACAGTGAATGGAATAATCACGAAGATTTTCAGAAAGGTGAAGAAATGATGGTCGAAAGCAATATTCCTGAAATGGTAAATTGTTATTTGGTATCAGACCCTGCTGGTAATTGTGGATACTTTACATATTCAGGAGATGGAGTGGCATTAAATAAAACCTGTCTTGGAAAGTATAGTCATACGTGGGCTCATGAATTAGGCCATTTCTTTTCCTTGCCACATACTTTTTATGGATGGGAAGGAATCAGATATTCTAGTAGTAAAAAAACATCTGAATACCAAGGTGATGTTTTTAGGCAAATTGAAAATGTAGTTCGTGCTCAATGCAAAAGACAAGCAGATTATTTCTGTGATACCAATCCCGATTATATATCATATCGATGGTCCTGTAATCAGGATGGATTCAGCAGTTTGATCATGAGAGATGTCAATGATTCAACATTTAGAGCGGATGGTTCCTTATTTATGTCTTATTCCAATGATCAATGTATGAATCGCTTTAGTACAGAGCAAATGGATGCCATGCACAAAAGTTTAAATGGTCCTCGTGCGGAATTGATAAGGCCAGATGTGGTTCCTAGTTTTATAACACAATCTCAATTAAATTTGACTTTTCCTTCTGATAGCCTGACAGTAGTGTCAAAAAATTTAGAAGTTTCCTGGGAAGCAGTTGAAAATGCAACTTACTATGTATTGCAAATAAGTAGAACTTCTAATTTTAGTGTCGTCGTTAAAAATTTATTGCTTACAAGTAATAAAGTGGATATAGATTCCTTAACTCAAGGTAAAAATTATTGGTGGCGTGTTCGCGCGTTTTCAGATTTTGATTTTTGTGGCATTGAGTCGTCTGTAGGCCACTTTAAAACTCAGGCAGATCCTGTTAGCACAGATCAAATATTCGCAAGTGAGCTCAATTTATTTCCCAATCCAATTCGGAATTCTGAAAAACTACAAATTGAAATTCCAGAGCATTTAGATTTTAATCAAATTAAAGAAGTCAAGTTGATAAGCGCCAAAGGTGGCACTTTATCTGATCTTCATTTTTCTCAATTGGAAAATAGGATTTTGGTTGATTTGGACAATTTAAGTACTGGATTTTATTTAATCAATCTAAAAACAGAATCAGGCAACTATTATTCGAAAATTTCCATCCAAGATTAA
- the sucC gene encoding ADP-forming succinate--CoA ligase subunit beta produces the protein MNIHEYQGKTLLQQFGLRTQRGIVVEQKENIELAYQQLLDLTGSSFVVVKAQIHAGGRGKGGGVKLAKNKQEVLEFSNQILGMQLKTPQTPGGLEGEGKKVHKIFLAEDSYAPDFGKCKEFYFSILTDRASQKNVIIYSTQGGMDIEKVAEETPDLVYKEFVDPSLGFQDFQGRKIAFQLGLSGKVFKEMAQFVKSIYKLFVDKDLSLIEINPTLIDCHEQVVAVDCKISVDESALYRHPDLEAMRDETEEDATEVEAKNFNLNYVKLDGNVGCMVNGAGLAMATMDIIKLSGGNPANFLDVGGTADAQRVEQAFRIILKDPEVKAILVNIFGGIVRCDRVAQGIVDAYKNMANINVPIIVRLQGTNAEIGKEIIDASGLKVHSAIELQDAANLVKTVLSN, from the coding sequence ATGAACATTCACGAATATCAAGGTAAAACACTGCTGCAACAGTTTGGCTTAAGAACTCAAAGGGGTATTGTAGTTGAGCAGAAAGAAAATATAGAATTGGCTTATCAACAATTATTGGATCTTACGGGAAGTTCATTTGTGGTTGTCAAGGCTCAAATACATGCCGGTGGTCGCGGTAAAGGTGGCGGGGTAAAGCTTGCCAAAAACAAGCAGGAGGTCCTTGAATTTTCGAATCAAATTTTAGGCATGCAACTTAAAACACCTCAAACGCCAGGAGGATTGGAAGGTGAAGGAAAAAAAGTGCATAAAATATTTTTAGCAGAAGACTCTTATGCCCCCGATTTTGGAAAATGTAAAGAGTTCTATTTTTCAATACTTACAGATCGTGCTTCCCAAAAGAATGTCATTATTTATTCTACTCAAGGTGGTATGGATATTGAAAAAGTAGCGGAAGAAACACCGGATCTGGTTTATAAAGAATTTGTAGATCCTAGTTTAGGATTTCAGGATTTTCAAGGGCGTAAAATTGCCTTTCAATTAGGACTTAGCGGCAAGGTATTTAAAGAAATGGCTCAATTCGTAAAATCTATTTATAAGCTTTTTGTAGATAAAGATTTAAGCCTGATAGAAATCAATCCTACACTTATTGATTGTCATGAGCAAGTGGTAGCAGTAGATTGTAAAATAAGTGTTGATGAGAGTGCACTTTATCGGCATCCTGATCTTGAAGCTATGCGCGATGAAACTGAGGAAGATGCCACAGAAGTTGAGGCTAAAAATTTCAATCTCAATTATGTAAAATTGGATGGTAATGTCGGTTGTATGGTTAATGGTGCTGGTCTAGCAATGGCAACCATGGATATTATCAAACTTTCAGGCGGAAATCCAGCCAATTTTTTGGATGTTGGTGGAACTGCGGATGCTCAGCGCGTTGAACAAGCTTTTAGGATCATCTTAAAAGATCCTGAGGTGAAAGCAATTCTTGTAAATATATTTGGAGGCATTGTTCGTTGCGATCGCGTGGCACAAGGTATTGTCGATGCATATAAGAATATGGCAAATATCAATGTACCAATTATAGTTAGGCTTCAAGGTACCAATGCCGAAATTGGAAAAGAAATTATCGATGCATCTGGTTTGAAAGTACATAGTGCTATAGAACTTCAGGATGCGGCTAACCTGGTTAAAACCGTATTATCAAATTGA